Proteins encoded within one genomic window of Pieris rapae chromosome 1, ilPieRapa1.1, whole genome shotgun sequence:
- the LOC110996308 gene encoding toll-like receptor 3, whose translation MKLGIILLVIIMAPLVCCNCPADRVHTLDHCVFYLQCFHNITAGSISRECFGSTNYDVIVDVTLVDATDQFDTISDPEFLSLITSLKVSGNWSETKLTFLDNMYRLKALHLKNNDIKMIYDSPFRHLSRLEDLNLSGNQLSHIEELFQFDSYPNKLKKLSLSHNAIQEIPGDTFFELTNLKELDLSYNSITELYEEPFSNLTNLVILKLNHNNIKNLNGAMNNLFNLKHLYLAHNHIENIEEQSIKIIYHLETIDISKNRLDNLKTNLFSRHWNHFDDHSICKIKLSQNHISYVPNATVVPEFKTRLIRNSHQHKVMNIFTELDLSQNSITHVEFNAFQSIVQLNSLDISCNRLISFTVNPNDLRYVKYLNLSKNFLQTLHYSSFASMINLQNLDLSNNNMDFIPDQSLMNNHQLKLINMTYNEVVEIRRMRITFNRDGGVLDLTNNGISVLNLSPGDAYGLTILILRSNNITEPFLIKLNQQPTLVHLDMSYNLIEELDEESLQLPITLGILDLSYNLIQRIGPSSFHRVVHLKTLRLSHNKLASVEFGAFEGLAALVNLDLSYNNIGRLDSKTLMDLKMLSVLSLRNNDLFYIDHSSWFAHKQNLRIYLDGNSFSCDWLAEALSDNNNGYSKMRPTVLKTTFTGHSIEGIPCKQDVGNFVEPNKNYMIADERLLVTNQKILEAVQEQTSFLKKHIWRFVLQDAERNAKSTK comes from the exons ATGAAGTTAG gAATAATACTGTTGGTCATAATAATGGCGCCACTTGTTTGCTGCAACTGCCCCGCGGACAGAGTTCACACCTTGGATCATTGTGTGTTTTATCTCCAATGCTTTCACAATATAACTGCAGGAAGTATATCGCGGGAATGTTTTGGCTCAACTAATTACGATGTCATTGTAGATGTCACACTTGTCGATGCTACTGATCAATTCGATACAATATCAGATCCAGAATTTTTGTCTTTGATTACATCTCTAAAAGTATCCGGAAATTGGTCCGAAACAAAACTTACTTTCTTAGATAATATGTACAGACTCAAGGCGTTACATCTCAAAAACAATGACATCAAAATGATTTACGACAGCCCTTTTCGTCATTTGTCCAGATTGGAGGATTTAAATTTGTCAGGAAATCAGCTCTCTCATATTGAggaattatttcaatttgacTCTTACCcaaacaaattgaaaaaattgtcCCTCTCACATAATGCCATTCAAGAGATACCCGGTGACACATTTTTTGAACTCACAAACCTAAAGGAGCTAGATCTTTCCTACAACTCAATTACAGAGTTGTACGAAGAACCATTTTCAAACTTGACAAACCTTGTCATTTTGAAACTAAACCACAACAATATAAAGAATCTGAACGGTGCAATGAATAATCTTTTCAATTTGAAACACTTGTATTTGGCACACAATCATATAGAAAACATAGAAGAGCAATCAATAAAGATTATCTATCACCTCGAGACTATAGATATATCTAAAAACCGAttggataatttaaaaacaaacttattttCAAGACATTGGAACCACTTTGATGATCATTcgatttgtaaaattaaactgtCCCAAAACCATATATCGTACGTTCCTAATGCCACAGTAGTTCCAGAGTTTAAGACCCGCCTAATCAGGAATTCGCATCAACATAAAGTAATGAATATTTTCACCGAACTTGATTTGTCCCAGAACTCTATAACTCACGTGGAGTTTAATGCATTCCAGTCCATCGTCCAGTTAAATTCTTTAGATATATCATGTAATAGGTTGATAAGTTTTACAGTTAACCCCAACGATTTACGATACGTGAAGTATCTTAATCTGAGTAAAAACTTCCTTCAAACATTGCATTACAGTAGTTTTGCTTCTATGATCAATTTACAGAATCTTGATTTGTCTAACAACAATATGGACTTTATTCCCGATCAATCATTGATGAACAACCACCAAttgaaacttataaatatgacaTACAATGAAGTTGTAGAAATTCGGCGCATGCGAATAACGTTTAACCGCGATGGTGGTGTATTAGATCTTACCAATAATGGAATTTCTGTTTTAAATCTATCACCAGGCGATGCTTACGGCCTCACTATATTGATATTAcgttcaaataatataactgaaccctttttgataaaacttaaCCAACAACCGACTCTTGTTCATCTCGATATGAGCTACAATTTGATCGAAGAACTAGATGAGGAATCTTTACAGCTACCTATTACGTTAGGAATTTTAGATTTGAGCTACAACTTGATACAAAGGATCGGCCCATCCTCCTTCCACCGAGTCGTCCACTTAAAGACACTTCGGCTATCTCATAACAAACTTGCTTCTGTGGAGTTCGGTGCTTTCGAAGGACTGGCTGCACTAGTAAATCTCGATCTGTCTTATAATAACATTGGAAGATTGGATTCGAAGACACTAatggatttaaaaatgttaagtgTCTTGTCGTTGCGGAATAATGACCTCTTCTATATAGATCACAGCAGTTGGTTTGCGCATAAGCAGAACTTAAGGATTTACCTGGATGGAAACAGCTTCTCCTGTGATTGGTTGGCTGAAGCTTTgagtgataataataatggctaCTCTAAAATGCGACCCACCGTTTTGAAGACAACATTTACTGGACATTCTATTGAGGGAATTCCTTGCAAACAAGACGTGGGGAATTTTGTAGAGCCGAACAAAAATTACATGATAGCTGATGAGAGGCTTCTGGTGACAAATCAGAAGATATTAGAAGCTGTTCAGGAGCAGACTTCCTTCTTAAAGAAACACATTTGGCGTTTCGTATTACAAGACGCGGAGAGAAACGCAAAATCAACTAAGTAa
- the LOC110996309 gene encoding uncharacterized protein LOC110996309 produces the protein MAKKKQIQLFIDINNQREFDYMLEHNLDRIICVEVFCEFSGPCTALDHLFIRMKLDWSDGQMVLLRVLADEVDSLRRFRYQSQPVYLFILNKRITSVFRGVDNITFAEMAKREIDLYKQHQKGISIERPTYEISEPMPEDLEWQAKYAEEKELEIQQQEARRAARQADRKRHRAELMIPHLQQLNFVLYWPHAKHAHPELYERWDLNNIIMVGREEINLDRTIAEDILYAGDADRNEASMHMLTAAPALAICFRLLDLDKHFVTLVRKILYEDITPSDTKEQQQTAFDKYKSFSPTKEEISERKLVERQRKQEEAIEKRARRLSEMQRLARQAIQDALEARRLEKEQRKLELLKAGNLLALDKLKQEPDDEKVDITIPEVLPDDDESVSSEDENEYFPPPGLLIPGFYAPSNDIAKTNGLAILFPKIVREHVIPEPEFLPPHVLVLLDITKRHKAVKILSKYRQAILHMGIFKLTTAYDAYHIAFSVKQYDSLNSSYDVENVNIAFMISTYNDLALLELMDISPSYVSKDEIVGEEECGAIFPVDYGDKYPEFEDFDISESISY, from the exons atGGCTAAAAAGAAgcaaattcaattatttattgatataaacaATCAAAGAGAGTTTGACTACATGCTTGAACATAACTTAGATAGAATAATCT gtgtGGAAGTATTTTGTGAATTCTCAGGACCTTGCACGGCTTTGGACCACCTGTTTATCAGGATGAAGCTTGATTGGAGCGATGGTCAAATGGTTCTTTTAAGG GTCTTAGCTGATGAAGTAGACTCATTACGCAGGTTTAGATATCAAAGTCAACccgtctatttatttatattg AACAAAAGAATAACATCGGTTTTCCGAGGTGTGGACAACATAACATTTGCGGAGATGGCTAAGAGAGAAATCGATCTTTACAAACAACACCAGAAGGGTATCAGCATTGAACGACCGACTTATGAGATTAGTGAACCCATGCCGGAAGATCTT GAATGGCAAGCTAAGTACGCCGAAGAAAAGGAGCTTGAAATTCAACAGCAAGAAGCCCGTCGAGCAGCACGTCAAGCGGATCGAAAACGGCATCGGGCTGAGCTGATGATTCCTCACCTGCAGCAGCTAAACTTTGTGCTGTACTGGCCCCATGCCAAGCACGCACACCCAGAACTTTACGAACGTTGGGATTTAAATA ATATAATAATGGTAGGACGCGAAGAAATAAATCTGGACCGAACTATAGCTGAAGATATACTGTACGCCGGCGACGCAGACAGAAATGAAGCTTCCATGCACATGTTAACAGCAGCACCAGCCCTGGCCATATGCTTTAGACTACTGGATCTTGATAAGCACTTTGTCA CTTTAGTCCGCAAAATACTTTATGAAGATATAACTCCTTCGGACACAAAAGAACAACAGCAGACAGCTTTCGATAAATACAAGTCTTTCAGTCCTACTAAAGAAGAGATATCGGAACGTAAGCTTGTGGAAAGACAGAGAAAACAG GAAGAAGCAATAGAGAAGCGAGCTCGTCGCCTCTCTGAGATGCAACGATTAGCTCGCCAAGCTATTCAGGACGCTCTTGAAGCTAGACGACTTGAGAAAGAGCAACGGAAATTAGAGCTTTTAAAGGCTGGG aacTTGTTAGCTTTGGATAAACTAAAACAAGAACCTGACGATGAAAAGGTGGATATTACGATACCCGAg GTGTTGCCTGATGACGATGAATCCGTCAGTTCAGAAGACGAGAATGAGTACTTTCCACCTCCCGGTCTTCTTATTCCAGGTTTTTATGCACCGTCAAATGACATTGCCAAGACAAATGGACTTGCTATACTGTTTCCTAAG ATTGTCCGTGAACATGTAATACCGGAGCCAGAGTTTCTGCCACCACACGTATTGGTTTTACTCGACATTACAAAAAGGCATAAAGCAGTGAAAATCTTATCTAAATACAGACAGGCGATATTACAC atgGGTATATTCAAGTTGACAACAGCTTACGACGCATATCATATTGCATTCAGCGTTAAGCAATACGATTCTTTGAATTCTTCGTATGATgt TGAGAATGTAAACATTGCGTTTATGATTTCAACTTATAATGACCTGGCATTGCTAGAGTTGATGGACATTAGTCCTTCGTATGTTAGTAAGGACGAGATTGTCGGAGAAGAGGAATGCGGTGCGATTTTTCCCGTTGACTACGGAGACAAATACCCGGAGTTTGAAGATTTTGATATTTCTGAAAGCATCTCATATTAA
- the LOC110996301 gene encoding eukaryotic translation initiation factor 3 subunit J yields the protein MDVSWDADNFEPKLPTTLATSKWEGEDEDDNVKESWEDEEEEKKDEEKKETTPAPAKPKKKIQDKIAEKERLEREKAERLAVEKEEELTPEQKLAEKLRRQKLQEESDLRLAMETFGVTETGGGKLDSFHPTNKEEFTEFGELLCKKINYYKAKEEFPAFVDDLVKDIVVNMSSADIRRIKMTIDNLYIEKQKAEKNDKSKKPNKGKGKAKLKVEGDNAHLNQYDAYGNFDDDFDDFM from the exons ATGGACGTTTCTTGGG ACGCAGATAACTTCGAGCCCAAACTTCCGACCACGTTGGCGACTTCCAAATGGGAGGGCGAAGACGAAGATGATAATGTCAAG GAGAGTTGGGAagatgaagaagaagaaaagaaagatgaaGAAAAAAAGGAGACAACTCCTGCACCAGCTAAGCCTAAAAAGAAGATACAAGATAAAATAGCTGAAAAAGAG CGTCTGGAACGTGAGAAAGCTGAGCGGCTTGCAGTTGAAAAAGAAGAGGAGTTAACCCCAGAACAGAAGCTTGCTGAGAAGCTTCGTCGACAGAAGTTACAAGAAGAATCTGATTTAAGACTTGCCATGGAGACATTTG GTGTAACAGAAACTGGTGGTGGCAAGTTAGACAGTTTCCACCCTACAAATAAGGAAGAATTCACAGAATTTGGAGAATTGCTATGCAAGAAAATCAATTACTACAAAGCGAAAGAAGAGTTCCCAGCTTTTGTTGATGATCTTGTTAAAGATATTGTAGTTAATA TGTCATCTGCTGATATAAGAAGAATAAAAATGACAATAGACAATCTgtatattgaaaaacaaaaggcAGAGAAAAATGATAAGTCAAAGAAACCTAACAAAGGAAAGGGCAAGGCGAAATTAAAAGTGGAAGGAGACAAT GCCCATCTAAATCAATATGATGCATATGGGAACTTTGATGACGACTTTGACGACTTCATGTGA